Proteins encoded together in one Pseudoalteromonas xiamenensis window:
- the cyaY gene encoding iron donor protein CyaY translates to MTDHEYHELVDAMLLALEEQIEDCEVDLDYETNSGLLEVIFPDKSKIVINKQPPLHQVWVATKFNGHHFELHGDTWIDNRSGAEFWQFISDAATRQAGDAIVWTAN, encoded by the coding sequence ATGACTGACCACGAATACCATGAATTGGTTGATGCAATGCTACTCGCGCTTGAAGAGCAAATTGAAGACTGTGAAGTGGATCTGGATTATGAAACAAACAGTGGCCTGCTCGAAGTTATTTTCCCAGACAAAAGTAAAATTGTGATCAACAAACAACCTCCTTTACACCAAGTGTGGGTTGCCACAAAATTTAATGGTCATCATTTTGAATTACACGGTGACACGTGGATTGACAACCGCTCTGGTGCTGAGTTCTGGCAGTTCATTTCAGACGCGGCGACTCGTCAAGCGGGTGATGCTATTGTCTGGACTGCGAACTAA
- the lptM gene encoding LPS translocon maturation chaperone LptM: MKAKKLTVFWAAILAVGTLVLTGCGQSGALYLPEKAPTTNAEPSAPSSEQSKQKDR; this comes from the coding sequence ATGAAAGCGAAGAAACTCACTGTATTTTGGGCTGCTATTTTGGCCGTTGGCACTCTTGTACTCACCGGCTGTGGTCAAAGCGGTGCTTTGTATTTACCAGAAAAAGCACCAACCACCAATGCTGAACCCTCAGCACCTTCCTCTGAACAGTCAAAGCAGAAGGACCGTTAA